One Engystomops pustulosus chromosome 11, aEngPut4.maternal, whole genome shotgun sequence DNA window includes the following coding sequences:
- the LOC140106018 gene encoding beta-microseminoprotein-like has product MILLLSGYISRQQSENKLFAVLFGAGILLTLCNAACFTKEPEIHEPPINGCFFEDEVHSFSSDWVTKDCMKCRCDDGGTLTCCQMLGLPIYIGRSDCEVLEDKKTCTYRIVYTSDHTKDCRDY; this is encoded by the exons ATGATCCTTCTCTTGTCGGGTTACATTAGCAGACAGCAGTCGGAG AATAAGCTCTTTGCCGTACTGTTTGGTGCTGGGATTTTGTTGACTCTTTGTAATGCAGCTTGTTTTACAAAAGAACCGGAAATTCATGAACCACCTATAAATG GATGCTTCTTTGAGGATGAGGTCCATTCATTTTCTAGTGACTGGGTAACAAAGGATTGTATGAAATGCCGTTGTGACGATGGTGGAACCTTGACCTGTTGTCAAAT GCTTGGTTTGCCAATTTACATTGGAAGAAGTGATTGTGAAGTCTTGGAAGATAAAAAGACCTGCACTTACAGAATTGTCTACACGAGTGATCATACAAAAGACTGCAGAGATTACTAA